The proteins below are encoded in one region of Saccopteryx leptura isolate mSacLep1 chromosome 1, mSacLep1_pri_phased_curated, whole genome shotgun sequence:
- the TEKTL1 gene encoding tektin-like protein 1: protein MPVLTAPAEHNQNLRVGAPAWREAAQHQTLKAHQLTNRCGREVVTMWQPKDRVWDPHVAHHLCRAAHILPWRFHVDLVKHGGTLEKPPPGEGVTLWKSKMKPPAWQARLPLPLNRDAHALQTSALVQAHARGARLTAARLGHAQQQINRQLRLLQRQREIADHRLSEVRKGLLINQQSVKLRDYRPKSEKVPDKADSMLTWEREELKNMKRKMEKDMEKSEAMLKTLASCWDTLDFCCKERLQAVDLLNKPLDKLLEQAGRHSWVNLSRVQTPSTQGQKTPPPDPVGTYTPECATALYEAKRLLMESKDILQEMAKNEEDIREQQQQISDRVCASLAQKMQETSELKDRMNMTLGLMRGIVHRCIKFNQEMSLTHGLIKGPLSKNHLEAREKLDRPMVRVYQRHVGTQLPEAMRLAQGTGKLQRHISHFEKNLEGLLATHKNLTCSHKGKKTGHDVDYEVIRLRLRQQHPHVYYQQAQVLVDEWNPRMPPPRVESSKAAQ from the exons ATGCCTGTGTTGACAGCCCCGGCTGAGCACAACCAGAACTTGCGCGTTGGGGCTCCCGCATGGCGTGAAGCAGCCCAGCACCAGACGCTGAAAGCACACCAGCTGACCAACCGCTGCGGGCGGGAGGTGGTGACCATGTGGCAACCCAAGGACAGAGTGTGGGACCCACACGTGGCACACCACCTCTGCCGGGCTGCCCACATTCTGCCCTGGCGCTTCCACGTGGATTTGGTCAAACACGGTGGCACCTTGGAGAAGCCACCGCCGGGCGAGGGCGTCACGCTGTGGAAGAGCAAAATGAAGCCCCCGGCCTGGCAAGCACGCCTGCCGCTTCCCTTGAATCGCGATGCGCACGCCCTGCAGACCTCGGCGTTGGTGCAGGCGCACGCGCGCGGGGCGCGCCTCACCGCCGCTCGCCTGGGCCACGCGCAACAGCAGATCAATCGGCAGCTACGGCTGCTGCAGCGCCAGCGGGAGATTGCTGACCACAGGCTGAGTGAGGTGCGCAAGGGCCTGCTAATTAACCAGCAGAGTGTCAAGCTGCGGGATTACCGGCCCAAATCTGAGAAG gtCCCTGACAAGGCTGACAGTATGCTTACCTGGGAGAGAGAGGAGTTAAAAAACATGAAGAGGAAAATGGAGAAAGACATGGAAAAATCAGAGGCCATGCTCAAG ACCCTGGCGTCCTGCTGGGACACTCTGGACTTCTGCTGCAAGGAGAGGCTCCAAGCTGTGGACTTACTGAACAAGCCACTGGACAAGCTTCTGGAACAGGCCGGCCGCCACTCCTGGGTGAACCTCTCCCGCGTCCAAACCCCGAGCACTCAGGGTCAGAAAACGCCGCCTCCAGACCCCGTGGGCACGTATACCCCAG AGTGCGCCACGGCGCTGTACGAAGCCAAGCGACTGTTGATGGAGTCGAAGGACATCTTGCAAGAAATGGCAAAGAACGAGGAGGACATCCGGGAACAACAGCAGCAGATAAGCGACCGTGTGTGCGCCTCGCTGGCCCAAAAGATGCAAGAGACCTCGGAGCTGAAG gacagaatgaacatgacttTAGGATTAATGAGGGGAATTGTCCACCGGTGCATTAAATTCAACCAGGAGATGTCCCTCACCCACGGCCTTATCAAG GGTCCTCTGTCAAAAAACCACCTGGAGGCTCGAGAGAAGCTGGACAGACCTATGGTTCGCGTGTACCAGAGACATGTGGGCACCCAACTCCCCGAGGCCATGCGCCTCGCCCAG GGCACTGGCAAGCTGCAGCGCCACATCTCACACTTTGAAAAGAACCTGGAGGGTCTGCTTGCCACGCACAAGAACCTCACCTGCAGTCACAAGGGCAAAAAGACCGGACATGATGTGGATTACGAAGTGATTCGCCTGCGCCTCCGCCAGCAGCACCCGCACGTGTACTACCAGCAGGCGCAGGTCCTGGTTGACGAGTGGAACCCACGCATGCCGCCACCACGTGTGGAGTCCAGCAAAGCCGCGCAGTAA